A portion of the Adhaeribacter radiodurans genome contains these proteins:
- a CDS encoding sugar porter family MFS transporter: protein MANTKVFFWSIVVALGGFLFGFDTAVISGAEKSIQQLWHLTTFEHGFTVAIALIGTVLGAMFGGIPSDKFGRKATLFGIAILYLLSSLGTALAPDWSIFLVFRFLGGIGVGVSSVTAPLYISEIAPAKSRGKLVAMFQFNVVFGILISYLSNYLFAGTGDQDWRWMLGIQAVPSFIFLVTVLLVPESPRWLIIKKGRLEEAERTLKIANPEANTRQMVADILSSSQDEQGRQVKTSLFSRKYSMPITLAVLFAFFNQVSGINAIIYYAPRIFEMVGLGKSSALLSSAGIGLINFLFTLLALNFIDRFGRRTLMLIGSFGLIATLGLVSKAFYFQEFNGIAVPIYLFVYIAFFAFSQGAVIWVFISEIFPNQVRASGQALGSFTHWIMAAIIAFSFPYIAETLGGGTTFLIFTGMMVLQLLFVWRLMPETKGTSLEQIEHNMVLH, encoded by the coding sequence ATGGCTAATACAAAGGTTTTTTTCTGGTCGATAGTGGTAGCACTAGGCGGCTTTCTGTTCGGGTTCGACACTGCTGTTATATCGGGAGCCGAAAAATCTATTCAGCAATTATGGCATTTAACTACTTTCGAACACGGGTTTACGGTGGCCATTGCTTTAATAGGTACCGTTTTAGGAGCTATGTTTGGCGGTATTCCTTCGGATAAGTTTGGACGCAAGGCTACTTTATTCGGGATTGCCATTTTATACTTGCTTTCTTCACTGGGAACTGCCTTAGCCCCGGATTGGAGTATATTTTTAGTTTTTCGTTTTTTAGGCGGTATTGGAGTAGGCGTTTCTTCGGTAACGGCACCCTTGTATATTTCCGAAATTGCGCCCGCTAAATCGCGCGGGAAGTTAGTGGCCATGTTTCAATTTAATGTGGTATTCGGAATTCTGATTTCTTATTTATCGAACTACTTATTTGCGGGTACCGGCGACCAGGATTGGCGCTGGATGTTGGGCATTCAAGCGGTACCTTCGTTTATATTTCTGGTGACAGTTTTGTTAGTGCCCGAAAGCCCCCGTTGGTTAATTATTAAAAAAGGAAGGCTGGAAGAAGCGGAAAGAACTTTAAAAATTGCCAACCCGGAAGCCAATACCCGGCAAATGGTGGCCGATATTCTTTCCTCGTCGCAGGATGAACAAGGCAGACAAGTAAAAACATCACTCTTCTCCCGCAAATATTCCATGCCTATAACGCTGGCGGTGCTGTTTGCTTTTTTCAACCAGGTATCGGGTATTAACGCCATTATTTATTACGCTCCCCGCATTTTCGAAATGGTGGGTTTAGGTAAAAGTTCAGCTTTGCTTTCTTCGGCAGGTATTGGCCTCATCAATTTCTTGTTTACGCTGTTGGCCCTCAACTTCATCGACCGGTTTGGCCGTCGTACCCTCATGCTTATCGGCTCGTTTGGTTTAATTGCTACCCTGGGGCTTGTATCTAAAGCCTTTTATTTCCAGGAGTTTAATGGTATAGCTGTACCTATTTACCTGTTTGTGTACATAGCATTTTTTGCTTTTTCGCAAGGGGCAGTTATTTGGGTATTTATTTCTGAAATATTTCCCAACCAGGTGCGGGCTTCGGGGCAAGCATTAGGCAGCTTTACGCACTGGATAATGGCGGCCATTATTGCCTTTTCTTTCCCTTACATCGCTGAAACCCTGGGCGGGGGAACCACTTTCCTGATTTTTACGGGCATGATGGTGCTGCAACTGCTATTTGTATGGCGGCTAATGCCCGAAACGAAAGGTACTTCGCTGGAGCAAATCGAGCATAATATGGTCTTGCACTAG
- a CDS encoding substrate-binding domain-containing protein gives MLLRISIFILLFPFFLIPACKEKEAPKYVIGFSQCTGDDAWRRDMLRGMQRELAFHPEVDFLYRDAKGNSGKQVEQIKELLTSNINLLIVSPNEAEPITPVVEQAYQNGIPVVVVDRKTASSFYTAYVGGNNYEVGKTAGQYIGAYLHGKGKVVEITGLPTSSPSIERHKGFLDAIRNYPNIQVIRVIAGDWEKKIAKQKLTALFDSIKQADLVFAQNEVMALGTYEVWRERGISPRTKIVGIDGLAGPLGDIQMVHDGLIDATVLYPTGGEEAIRTAVQILEKKPFTKENILNTAVIDPTNVRMIKMQTDKILNQQEDIERQQKHNEEQLRVYNNQRILLYTISGLLVVAIVLGCLALYSLVENKKINKILKLKNRKIIQQRNKIQEMADEAQAATESKFKFFTNISHEFRTPLTLILGPIDSLLHGKSDHLMVKQSLRLIQKNASRLLWLVNQLMDFRKLESGMIQVKATENDLIAFMREVMQPFEPMAKKSNIEFKLITNLSVLPVWFDVNMMDKVFFNLLSNAFKFTKTHGRIHILIEQDAALNQVHVKVRDTGIGMTEMEVNRAFELFYQANQDSNKGTGLGLPLSKEFIQLHHGEITVKSEPHQGTTFTIQLLLGSQHFKEEEKISAVVGEEGQLSKLIVAETGPIWQDSSNNESKSESILVIEDHPDLRSFLQYTLQANYQVFTAGEGELGLTKAIEKVPDLIICDLMLPDMKGIKVVASLKADLRTSHIPIIILTALNGLEQQIEGMQVGAELYLTKPFSPQVLKESVKSLLANRRLVKDYFANGEVLSPANSPSISKLDQKFLNDFKRIIDEKLADPNLSVDFLSREIGLSRVQLYRKVKALLNGNVNDYIQTARLTKSCHLLQQTSASIADVAYQVGFSSSTYFATAFKAKYGISPTDYKMQKSYLKTV, from the coding sequence ATGCTCCTTCGCATTAGCATTTTTATTTTGCTATTTCCGTTCTTCCTTATTCCGGCGTGTAAAGAAAAAGAAGCGCCTAAATATGTTATTGGTTTCTCGCAATGTACCGGCGATGATGCCTGGCGGCGTGATATGCTGAGAGGTATGCAACGGGAACTGGCTTTTCATCCGGAAGTAGACTTCTTGTACCGCGATGCGAAAGGGAACAGTGGAAAGCAGGTAGAACAAATAAAAGAATTACTTACAAGCAATATTAACCTCCTGATTGTTTCGCCGAACGAGGCCGAACCCATTACGCCGGTAGTAGAACAAGCTTACCAAAACGGCATTCCAGTAGTAGTGGTAGATCGAAAAACAGCATCTTCTTTTTATACGGCTTATGTGGGCGGCAATAATTATGAGGTTGGTAAAACGGCTGGGCAATACATTGGCGCTTACTTACACGGCAAAGGAAAAGTAGTAGAAATAACCGGTTTGCCTACTTCTTCCCCGTCCATTGAGCGCCACAAAGGTTTTTTAGATGCCATCCGGAATTATCCGAATATTCAGGTAATCCGGGTTATTGCCGGCGATTGGGAAAAGAAAATCGCGAAACAAAAGTTAACAGCCTTATTTGATTCTATAAAACAGGCCGATTTGGTATTTGCGCAAAACGAGGTAATGGCCTTAGGAACCTACGAAGTGTGGCGGGAACGCGGAATTAGTCCCCGGACCAAAATTGTGGGAATTGATGGTTTAGCGGGTCCTTTGGGCGATATTCAAATGGTGCACGATGGTTTAATTGACGCGACAGTGTTGTACCCGACCGGGGGAGAAGAAGCTATCCGGACTGCTGTGCAAATTTTAGAGAAAAAGCCTTTTACCAAAGAAAATATTTTAAACACCGCCGTTATTGACCCCACCAATGTGCGAATGATTAAAATGCAAACCGATAAAATTCTGAATCAGCAGGAAGACATTGAACGGCAGCAAAAACACAATGAAGAACAATTACGCGTTTACAATAACCAGCGCATTTTATTATATACTATTTCCGGGTTGCTGGTTGTGGCCATTGTATTAGGTTGTCTGGCGCTTTACTCGTTAGTAGAAAACAAAAAAATAAATAAAATACTAAAACTAAAAAACCGGAAAATTATTCAGCAGCGAAATAAAATTCAGGAAATGGCCGACGAAGCGCAAGCTGCCACTGAATCTAAATTTAAATTTTTTACTAATATTTCGCATGAATTCCGGACCCCGTTAACCCTTATTTTAGGCCCCATTGATAGTTTGCTGCACGGCAAAAGCGACCATTTAATGGTGAAGCAAAGCTTGCGGCTCATTCAAAAAAATGCCAGCCGCTTGCTGTGGTTGGTAAATCAGTTAATGGACTTCCGGAAACTGGAAAGCGGCATGATTCAGGTAAAAGCCACCGAAAACGACCTGATCGCTTTCATGCGCGAAGTAATGCAGCCATTTGAACCAATGGCAAAAAAAAGCAACATCGAATTTAAACTGATTACGAACCTTAGCGTTTTGCCCGTTTGGTTTGATGTGAATATGATGGATAAAGTTTTTTTTAACCTTTTATCTAACGCCTTTAAATTTACTAAAACCCACGGCCGGATTCATATTTTAATAGAACAGGATGCTGCCCTAAACCAGGTACACGTAAAAGTGCGGGATACGGGAATAGGCATGACGGAAATGGAAGTAAACCGGGCCTTCGAACTGTTTTACCAGGCCAACCAAGATTCTAATAAAGGTACTGGCTTGGGTTTGCCTTTATCCAAAGAATTTATTCAGCTTCACCACGGCGAAATTACCGTAAAAAGCGAGCCTCACCAGGGCACTACCTTTACTATTCAATTACTGCTAGGTAGCCAACACTTTAAAGAAGAAGAAAAAATTAGTGCGGTAGTCGGCGAAGAAGGACAATTAAGTAAATTAATTGTAGCAGAAACAGGTCCTATTTGGCAGGATTCCAGCAATAACGAGAGTAAAAGTGAAAGTATTTTGGTGATTGAAGATCATCCGGATTTACGGAGTTTTCTGCAATACACGTTGCAAGCCAACTACCAGGTATTTACGGCCGGCGAAGGAGAACTAGGCTTAACCAAAGCAATTGAAAAGGTGCCTGATTTAATAATCTGTGATTTAATGTTACCGGATATGAAAGGAATAAAGGTGGTTGCCAGTTTAAAAGCCGACCTGCGTACCTCGCATATTCCAATTATTATCTTAACGGCTCTAAATGGTTTAGAACAACAAATTGAAGGAATGCAGGTAGGGGCCGAACTTTATTTAACCAAACCTTTTAGTCCGCAAGTGTTGAAAGAAAGCGTGAAGAGTTTATTGGCCAACCGGCGATTAGTAAAAGATTATTTTGCTAACGGCGAGGTTTTGTCTCCTGCTAATTCGCCTTCTATTTCTAAGCTTGATCAAAAATTTTTAAATGATTTTAAAAGAATTATTGATGAAAAATTAGCCGACCCTAATTTAAGCGTTGATTTTCTGAGTAGGGAAATAGGTTTGTCCCGGGTGCAATTATATCGTAAAGTTAAAGCCTTACTAAATGGCAACGTAAATGATTATATTCAAACGGCCCGCCTAACGAAATCCTGCCATTTACTCCAACAAACTTCTGCTTCTATTGCAGATGTAGCGTACCAGGTAGGTTTTTCTTCGTCTACTTACTTTGCTACGGCCTTTAAAGCCAAATACGGCATTTCACCCACCGATTATAAAATGCAGAAAAGCTACCTCAAGACGGTTTAA